In the Anolis sagrei isolate rAnoSag1 chromosome 1, rAnoSag1.mat, whole genome shotgun sequence genome, GCTGATGGGAATTACAATCCAAGAACATTTGCAAAGCCACACATTATGTCTGATATTGAGGATGCTCCATTTATAAAAGCTTTTTCTTTGTGCCTAATGTCTAGTGTGGCTGGATGGCACGGAATTGGATTAGATGGCTCTTGTGATCCACCTGAAATTTGCTTTAAAACATCTGCCAACCTTCCAGACCAGATTTGTGGGCTTTGGGCTCAAGGAATCCAGACCACTAGCAGATACTGTTCTATTGACAATCCAGTATATTTCAACTTATCCAAGCAAATGGCTTTCATaactaaaaaaaatattgttttctacaTAGTCACCTTCACACAGTAATGTGACAACCAAAGAGCTTttgcatgctttttaaaaaaatgctttgcaCTGGTAAAACTGCAGTGACTGAAAATGTGTAAGAAAGTCATCATAAAAGTTACTTCAGAAGAAAAAGTGGACATTTACCTCTACATTCATATTTAAGATCTGAGAAAAACACCATTTCTTGAGAGAAGACAAATAATCCTAACCGGCCACCAGCATAGGTTTTGTCATAGATGGGGCCAGAATCAGCCATGATCTTCTTTCCTTCATACATTACAACCCTGCAAGAAAGAGCAACTGTGATGAGCCTTAAACAAGTTACATTTGGCTTTCTCAGCAAGTATGAAACTAGATATTAGCAAAATGATGTTAACTCTTTTATAGTTGTTCTAATAACTTTCTGTGATGCTTACCGAATGTAGCCAGTCTTTGGTCTGTGACTGAGACGCCATCTGTAGGCAGTGAAGTCTTTCCAGCCTATATGACGAGGGTCATGCCACAGAGTTCGCAcctgaaaaataaataatatgaatgaATTATGTATTAAGATAGTGCAGGTAAAAGACTTTAAGATCAGCCATGTACTTTAAATGCCATTTGAGCTTCATGTGGCTCATGTTTCTCAGTGTGATCTACACTGGCTTGAATTTCCAGAAAAGCGATAGCATTAAGTTAACAAAATGCGCACTTCCTTATTAGGGGAAAGATGCACAGCAGTGACATTGAGTGAATCTAATGATTAAACTCCAAATAGCAAATATGAACAGGTGTGGTGTCATATAGACAACTACTGTATAGTCTTTGAATCACAGACTATAGAgcaatgattcccaacctttggtcctccaggtgttttggacttcagctctcagaaatcccagccaacttaccagctgttgtgaattgtgggaactgaagtcagaAACAcgtggagaaccaaaggttgggaaccattgctataAAGAAAGAAGAATTTCTGTTGTCATGATGGCCACAAAAACTGCTTCGGATGCCATGCTCATGTACAATTCCCACCAGTGAGGGAAATTTAAAAGTATACATGAGGCCAGTAAACCTCACACAACTCTTGTGATTTTGCATTTCACTCTTCTTTATTATCAGTCTTCAAATCAAAATTGATTTCCACAAAACAGATCCCTCCATACTAGATTTCAGAAAAACTAGCATAAATTGATTAGCAGAAGGATTCTCTTACCTGTCCAGCTGTATTTCCAGTGTGCCACAGTGCATTACGAAGGTGTGTTCCAGGACCAGTGGTGGAATTCACTACTTTGATAGAAAGACCTGAATATCCCTGAGCTTTGGTTGGCTGTATGTCCCAATAGGTCTGTGTCACTTGTTTCCACATGACTACATAAAAACGGCTGCTGGACTGATAACCAAAGACAAAGCCTGCATAGTCATCATCCCTTTCTGTATTAATGAAGAATGTACCACTGAAATCAACAGCATTAAATTCATCAAAacctgaaaaaagaaaatgaaatgtaatTGTTAGCAATCtcataataataaccacaaccaCAGTGTTTTGTCATACATGCAAAAGCCATTAGTGGTTAATGTAAAAATGAGCCTTTTACTTAAGGCTTTATACATCCAATAAATTAAAGCAGATTTTTTTCAACCTCCTTTGAATtagcaattactgtatataaAAAGCTATCCTGAAAGAATAAATGTGTACTCTGGATAACCACAAGTGGGTAATCCCATGGTATAGACTGCATGTAAAAATATCACTGGTGTTAGGAGCTATATTTGTATTCTGTGGCAAAAGTATGAAGTCTAGTGTCCTTTCGTCACAGGGGAAAATGTCTGCTTATGTCAGGATGGAGTGAGTTGTGATCTTGTACTTGCCACTTGctgttttctgttttgatatCACAGAGACAAGTTGGCCACAGAGGAGGAATGAGGGCTATAGAGAGGTGAAATAACCACTTGTTAAATTTCCtgctatgcttttcctgcatggcagtgtgttggactagatggcccatgtggtctcttccaactctattattctattctatgattctgccatTTATTATTCGTTGCCCAGTGGCATGAGCTTTCCACTGAACTTGGACAATGGTGAAGTAGAACTTTGTAGTGAACAGTACACATTACAGAGAGTTTATTGTTCTTATTTACACATATATTGTAAATCCAAAAGATCTTAAATTGTCTACTCACCAACAGCAAGTCCAGGATCACAGTTGACAGTCTGAACCAGTTCTTTGCCTTGATGACGAACAACCCAGTTTGGATCATTTTGAGATGTTCCCTTAGGATCTAGGGGAATCATCTGAAATCGGCGGAAGTCTGTCTCACTGATGTCGACATTCTCTGGGCAGATGTCATCAATGTCTAGGACATTATCTTTGTCAAAGTCATCTTTGCATGCATCTCCACGTCCATCACCTgaccaaaaacaaaataaaaaggaagagtCAGACAAGAAATGTAAACAGTAATCAAGAAATGAACCACACTTTACATTTTAAGTTACATATCTTCTTGAAATCCCTGTTAAACTTAATATTTCTGGGAATTTTGTTCATTCCCCGAAACTACCATTTATCAACATCAATAATAGTTATACTAGTTATATATTCATTGTCACCCAATGGGCAAAGTTGGTGATTTCCTAACAAATCATTTTTCTCTATCTTTATTTGACATTTCTTCTCTTTTCATCCAGTGCCCTAGGCACAAATGTCTCTGTTTGGTCCAAGCAGCTAGCAGCCATCAGGCCACCTGCCCCCTTGAAGTAGCTAGGGACTCTGCATGCAGGAAGTTCTGAGCAAACACTATGTCCTGGTTGCAAAATAGAGCAGCAGATTATGATGAAAGACAATTTTCCAGGTTAATAAAGAAATGTTTCTTCATTTCCATAGTTCAAAAATTGCCTTTCCACatattattttcagtatttaagAAACACTGAAATTACAAAACAGCCTGGTTACTCATGCTTACTAAAGAGGATTCTGTTTTATAAAGCTGCATTATGCATTTGTTTATTGCTAACTGAAACTTTCTAGTACAATTTCATGGTGGATCTTACCATCTGAATCAAGTTGGTCTGGGTTGGGAACAAGTCTACAATTATCCTTATCATCTGGAAtgccatcattgtcatcatcatggTCACAGGCATCGCCTTTCCCATCTTTGTCATGGTCGGCTTGGTTAGCATTGGGCACATAGGGGCAGTTATCAAGATTATTTTGATGGCCATCTTCATCAATGTCCTGGTTGCTATCACATGTGTCACCAATGCGGTCAGAGTCGGAATCCGTCTGGAAAGCAAACATATACACTTGTAAAAGCCATAATTAAAGTACTCAAAGAATGAACTTGATAAATTGCTACTATTAACTTAGGTTCAGCTCTGGCCAGGCCTGGCTGTCACTCACTGAAGTCTCAGTTTTCAAAtgggacttttttttttatttccgtAGCAGAAAAATGGCTCTATGCAGACATTACTTGCAGATTTAGGTAGGTGCAACCAGCTGGCAGAAGGGTATCTTCATGCCCTCTTTTCTATGATAGCTCCTCCAGATTGCCCAAAACACAGAGAGTTTAAAAAGCTCCCGAATGGGCATGCTGTGGCACAGCTATGATCCTTCTGCCAGCCATGGACAGGTCTGGATCTAATCCAGCTTTTGGAAATGGTGAGACTCAATTATAGTTCTGTACAGGATTCACACTTAAATGGTGAAAGAAACGGAGCACAGATTAATGCTCATTTGAAAAAAGTCACTTGTTCTAGCTTGTTTTGGCATCTCATGAGACATCTTATTACCTAAGCCCCACAAATGTATTCATCAGAGCATTAGGGCCtgagaaaatactgtggtttcaGCCTTTTCTTGGCACACACATCTGTGTAAATTCTTTGCCAGAATGCTCTAATCTCTGTTTACTCTTTTAGATAAGATGAAAGTTTCACTTGATGCTTTCTTTATCTTGCACTTTGTACTCTCCAGGCACAAATGCTATATAAATGGATGGTAGCCTTTTTTAATTTGATTATTTACCACACCGATTTGCAGTCTCGCATCGTGAAGGCCTATGCTGCAATTTTTATTCCCATGTAAAGATCCAATGCTGAGATAGAGTACCCATGATACTGATTTAATGTAACACTCTAGgaccccctccacacagctgtataaaatcccacattacatgctttgaactggattatatggcagtgtgaactcagataaccccgttcaaagcagatattgtggattatctgacttgatattccgGGTCATATAGCTGTagggaagggcccttagtggttgcttaaaatattaaaactcttttgattttttttgattttttaaaatacaatactcCTTTCCAGAGTAGTAAATAACAGCAAATGATGTAAATGAACTGTTAGTACTGCTGCAGTGTTTAAGAAAGTGAATTTTTAGTTGCAACCAAATACTGATGTTCtgatgtatggaaggggcctaaaactcTCATGCCCATCTAGATTTTTACCAATTTTCTGCAGTTTTGTCAGAGCCACTCAAGCATGCAAGTTATGCCCCTGAAGCTATTAATCCTACTGCTCTGTAATAACAGGACTGTACAAGCTTTATCCACTGCTGCTATAGAACCAGCAAATTAAATGGGAGGAGCTGGATAGCTCACTTTCTTCCCAACCCCTAAGCAGGTAAAGCTTTTATACACAGAGACATGAGCACATAAACATTGGAATATGCTGTGAATAGTTCTGCTAGAATTCTGATGTAGGTATTCCGTACAGCTTCAAACTATGCGTGTGCATTTAAGGGAAGCTAAATTCACTGATCTCTTAGCCTCAAGACACCTCGTCATAGACAGAACTTTCTTACAAATAACCCCTCTTTTGTTATGCTTTAATGCTATATATTGTAAATATAAATGTTAGATTATAAAGTTATGTGGCTTCCTTATATTTAATCAACCTGATTTAATAAAATATTAGTTTCTTGGTGATACCAGAAACTTTCAAATTATGAGTTCATTTGGTCATCAAATGtatattccatctttctcccCAAAATTGAGGATTCCATTTACACCATTAGCTGACATAGTTCTGATGCAGGATCATTTTCCCTGTTAACAGAATGTATCCCATCTAACATGACAATTACTAATCTTATATGTACTCAGTTGCTTCATTgcctcttttaaaaaacaacacctCAGATGTTCAGTTAATAAGGGTTGTGTTCTTGAATAAGTTGCCAGCTAACATATTTTGCAATGGTATATATGACAAGTAACACGCCTCAACAAGTAAATAAGGAGTCAAGTGCTCAGGCCTAATATTAACAGGCAACGTTATTAAGCTGACCTGATCAGGATTGTGTTCCATAGGGCAGTTGTCACATTGATCACCAACACCATCTAAGTCTGTATCCTTCTGATCCACATTGTACACATATTGGCAGTTATCTCTTTCATTAAGAATGCCTAAAAATGCAGAGTAAACAATTCAGAATTAGTTAACTGAGTAATGTACATTTATATAATATTCGCAGAGAATGTGCCACTGAAtataataagaaaaagaaagagcagTGCTCACATTTAAACTAAAAATTcatctatatatttttattattgatgaGTTGGTAAGTCAAAGGAGCTCTAACAACTCACATTCATTTGGTGACTATACATTTCACTGATAATTATATAGAATTACATCCTGAATCTAAATCCACAATTTAGTCATTCGATGAAACAGGGTTTCATATTAGCAGTTGGTTTCTGGCACTACGAAGATGAGTAAGAGAAGGGGTAAGaatagaaggaaagggaaagaaagcttACCATCCCCATCAATATCCACAGCACAAGCATCTCCTTCTCCATTATTATCTGTATCTATCTGGTCAGGGTTATGATTGTAGGGACAGTTATCACAGCGGTCACCAACATCATCCCTATCATAGTCATATTGCTGTGGATTGTAAATGAATGGGCAGTTGTCCTACAGAAAATAGACAATTTAAGAAAACAATGTTAAAATATGTCCACAACTTTGAATTATGCACTTTTTGGTTTACATACAGCTATTTGAAAAGATTTATCAGACTAAGAATGAGGACAGCATCAAAGGTTTATTGCGGGGCATCTTTCGTTCTTCATCATTTTCTCTAGAATAATGTGAAAGATAAGAAAACTTCCTACTAAAATTAGGCTTAAGGGATAACATGCCACTTCTGTtagtaaggtaaggtaaaggttttcctctgacattaagtctagttgtgtccgactctggaggttggtgctcatctccatttctaagccaaagagccagcattgtccgtagacacctccaaggtcatgtggccagcattattgcatggagtgctgttaccttccagttggagcggtacctattgatctactcacatttgcatgtttttgaacaactaggttggcagaagctggagctaacagcaggagctcaccccgcttcccagatttgaactgccagcctgtcagcaagtttggcagctcagcggtttaacccgctgtgccactgagggctcctctGTTGGTAAGAGTGAcacttaatccccccccccccccaaatttttaaaaaaggttatcAATCACAACCTAGCTATACATGTAAATTATTACAGGcatttgatctctgatattgttgtttttaaattgtttttaaattgtgttagattttagcctgttcttgtaagctgctccgagccccaaggGTAGTGgcggcattttatttatttatttatttatttatttcttgcacttattaaccgccactctcagccctagggcgactcgtggcggtgtacaacaacataaaaaaagacagtttacaataaatcagaCAGTAACCAAcattctattactattactacaaacatctacttatactaaaaatccgcttcgtcatatcatgggtcataatcagtctcatataagtttgaattataaataaataaataaataaataaataaataaaaaacttggCACTGTTTCAATTACACCATGAGTATTTCTCTCATTCTTTTTTGTCCTATTAAATGGGAAGAGCAACCCACCCTGACACTAATGACAATGGGATATCTGCTATTATAGGTAGACTCCCCCTCCCTGCCATGTTATGATCTGCCTCTTGTTGTGAGAAGGGATGGTATaggatgcttttttaaaattacctCCTATTGAAACCTTTTGAAAATATGAGTAAGTAGAGACAGACTTCTACTTACTTAGCAGAAGTTACACTTACCCTATCATCTGAGATgttgtcattatcatcatcactgtCACAAGCATCACCAATTCCATCTTTATCATAATCTTCCTGTCCAGAATTGGGAAGGTTTGGGCAGTTATCCTGCAAAATAAAGACATTCGTCATTACTTTGTAAAATGGTATATGTTTTGAAACAACTGTGAACCAAATGTTGATCTGTCTCTGGTTTTAAGGGACACAATAGCATGGAGAGGGATGTAGAAATATGCTTACTTTACTGCAATGATAGGTCGCATTGGCAACGCAGACAAGGTTCTCATTTGGCCATCCATCCAAATCTGTGTCTTCTCCACAGATATTGCCATTGCCAGCGTAGCCGGGTTTACATTCGCAGCGGAACATGGGGTCACTGAAGTGGCCAAGGTAAATGCACCGGGCATGCTTGTTACAGTCATGAGTTCCATCAGTACAGGGATTACGTGGTTTGCAGACctaagagaccacaaagaaacaaacaaacgaaGATGAATACATGGGCAAGAAATGCATCTACCCTATCGTAGTTTACTGTAGCTAAAGCTTAATTCAAATTGGCCCCTCTCCATGCAGCTCATGCCTATGAACAAAATCacaaagaagaactcaacagtGACCCTCACCATCAGCACTTTTTTAGGTCTTAAAGAAATACATGCATCCTTTTTAGGTACCATAAATTAATAGGTATATATACAGAACCCTTACTTTTCCCCGTAGATCTGAAAAAAGATACTGCAATTTCATAAGCAAGGGACTTTATAATATCTTGTTAGTACCTGCTTGTTGGCTATTGCATGATCCACCCCTCGGCCAAAGGGCTGTGTTCCAGTAAAACGTGGTGGGCAAGGCAGACAGTGGTACCCGGGCTCAGTATTCTCACACCTGTGCACTCCGCCCAAGACAAAGCAGGCATCTGGAACCTCTTTACACTGAAAGGAAGATATTGAAACACATTAGTTGTAGGTTTACTTGCTTATGATTGGaatattttaaattgaatacaATCAACGTACATTGATATATTTGTAAGTTCAATGAAAAAATAGACTCTTCTTACCTCATCAATATCTTTGCATTTGACACCATTTCCATGATAGCCAGCAGGGCAAGCACCACATTTCCAGGAGCCATCAGGAAAACTAGTACATGTTGTTCCCGCAAAGCAAGGATTGGAGAGGCACCCATCTGAGAGATGAAAGAAAGATGGGATTCCAGAATATTATTGACCATGTGCAGAACAACCAAGAAAACAGATCAACAAATACTTTTTAAGGGTTTTGTCTCAAAGAAACCCCTTGGATATAATTTTATTTTCGATGCACTTTTACTCTAAATTACATTAGTAGTAAATAAGTTCAGTATTGGTTAGAATATAGATAAAATATGACTGCATCTCAGGTTTCTTCAATGAGAAAATTAGATGTTTGCATCCTCAAGTTTACTACAGAGTTCTGAAGATAATGCAGCAGAGTGAACAAACACTGTTTTATAGATCACACTAATAATAGGCAATTACTTACCAATTGGGCAGTTCTGCTTGTTGCAGATCTGGGTGTCAGAAGCTTCACCTATACAATCCTTCCCTCCATACTGGGGTGCGGGATTGTTGCAGAGACGGCCACGCTTCTGAACACCACCTCCACAAGTTACTGGACAGGCATCCCATGGTGACCATGGTCCCCAGTTTCCATTGACTAAAGTAAAATAAAGATTATAAAGTGTAAGCATCCATGAAACAAAACATGAACATCCATGTATACCCCCAAAAAGGTATAGGCATCTACTATGAGTTAGAGATAGTGAAAACTTTAAAATTCCTGGTAATCGGGATGTTTGtaaatttcttttattctttttaataATTGCTACAGTCAAGAGATGAGATACAAAAAATTCAACTTACTTGGACAAGGGCTTTTCTCACAAGGCACGTTTTCTCTTGCTTCTCCTTCACACTCTTTGCCACCCATCTGAGGAAGAGGAGAGTTGCACAGGCGGATTCTGGTGATCACGCCGCTTCCACAAGTGACAGAGCAGGAAGACCAAGGGGACCAATGGCTCCAGGCACCATTTTGTCTGACTATAAAAAAGATACATCTTATcagtgacaaaaaaaaataatactctCACACTAGCAATAATACAGAAATGCTAATATAGTTGGCCCTCAACTTTCACAGAtttaatttttgtggatttgatcattTGTGAGTTTGTAGTTGCCACTAAACTAGAAAAGCCATAGAAAAAATGCTAGATCTGGGAGACTTCACAGGGCCAGGCTGTTGACATCAACAATGTTTCCTCCTCCTAAtgctcctccttctcttcatttcctttttcACCAATTGCTCATAACTTCCTTTACCATCTTGCATCATGGCTTCTCTGTCAGACCTCCACCACCTATTCTGATTTCCAAAGCCTTGTAGGAttgaagggtttttttgtttttcgattttttttttttttgcagcagcaGCAGGTTGGGGGCAAGAATAAAAGGGAGGCAAGGAGGACAAGCCACTGCCCCATGAAAAATGAGGGCtgacttcataactataatataGAAGGATATTATCATGTGTCCTAACTGATTCTAAAAGCTATTATATTCAATTTGGTATATGAAAAATAACCAAATGTATTTATTAGAACTCATATTGATTTCAATAGTCCATTATTCCTTCAACCCAAATGCTGAACTGAATTGTCTTTGTCAACAGCAGAAAGCATCATCCTGCTTCTTAACATTATGTTGCTTAAGTAATATTTTCTGCTTAAAGATATCAAATCCTTACATCTCTTATCACATTCCTGCATGTTGCAGATTCGTGTTTGCACAGAGGAGCCTTCGCAGCGGTGGTTGATCCTGTCACAAGAGCGTCCTCTCTGCTGTATTCCATTTCCACAAGTTGCGGAGCACGTTGTCCATTCAGACCAAGGGGACCAAATATCTTCTGCAGAATCACTGACTATAAACAAAGACATTTCGTTTTTGGTATCATGTACCAATCATTTTTCCTGTACTAaaacttaaaaaaacaacaacaacaagtagctGAAAAATGCTTCTACACTTGTAGAACCCCCTCCTCATATTTCAGCAAGTAATTTGCGACTGCTCATTGTCAGATATGGGCCTTCCTTTAAGACAAACAACGAGCTTAGATTTCAAATGTACCAGTAATGAAAAATTGTTTCAGCGGGAAGGACATATTGTCATGACATTTAAGTAACAGATTTAGGGATAGTCTTTGCTGTATTTCATATACTAAAACAAATTAGCATTGAGTCAACTGAACAAATTGTTTTTAAACCTGAGTTCAGAACCTTCTCTGGAATTCTTAACCGAATTAATATCCTACCATCATCTATTTTGTTGGTGGGAAATGATTAAATGAACACTGTTCTAAACTAGGTTTTAATAAGTGCAGTTCTTTCCCATAATCTGATTAGAGGAAGGAAATTATAACCACAGTTTTCAGTAAGAAAAAATAATCTGATGCAACCAAAAGTTCAAATTGTGTGCAGTCAAGTAACAGGTTTGCACAGAATTGGTATAAAAACTGTCATACTCAGGGGAAGTGATTTAGCATTTATGTAGTTCAGTGTTCTTTGACATTTTGTAACACAGGCAGTTTCACCTTATATGGAATATTTAGCTGAAGAAATAGATTCTAAAATATACTTTTCAGACACTGCACACTATTAGAAATTCCCTCAGCTCATGTCTGATTCTACTAGATGGTTTTATGGTTATTAATAaatttatttgtatgttttcaatgttGTTTACTCTATGCCCCCTGAGGCAGAGTTGTGTGGTATATGTCAG is a window encoding:
- the THBS1 gene encoding thrombospondin-1: MELSSGLFLLLMLGVHANNRIPEPGDDNSVFDLFELIGFGRKGAARKAAGVHPVKGPEISSPAYRIEDANRIPAIPDHKFQDILYAIQAEKGFILLANLRPVKKSPGTLLAVERKDNSGHVFKLVLNGKAKTLDLSIFPKEGNQSLVSVEDVELPHAQWNNITLLVEEDQAQLYVGCEKMVNAELEIPIQNIFTRDLASSARLRIAKGGFNDNFQGMLQNVRFVFGTTLETILRNKGCESSTRTIIKLDNPINGSRPAIRTNFIGHKTKDIQAICGFTCDELTNVFVELQSLRALVTTLQDSVHKVNGVMELVRGPFAISPGACLHNQVVYQNTAEWTTDSCTTCTCQNSVVICHKVSCPLMPCSNATVPDGECCPRCWLSDSAEDIWSPWSEWTTCSATCGNGIQQRGRSCDRINHRCEGSSVQTRICNMQECDKRFRQNGAWSHWSPWSSCSVTCGSGVITRIRLCNSPLPQMGGKECEGEARENVPCEKSPCPINGNWGPWSPWDACPVTCGGGVQKRGRLCNNPAPQYGGKDCIGEASDTQICNKQNCPIDGCLSNPCFAGTTCTSFPDGSWKCGACPAGYHGNGVKCKDIDECKEVPDACFVLGGVHRCENTEPGYHCLPCPPRFTGTQPFGRGVDHAIANKQVCKPRNPCTDGTHDCNKHARCIYLGHFSDPMFRCECKPGYAGNGNICGEDTDLDGWPNENLVCVANATYHCSKDNCPNLPNSGQEDYDKDGIGDACDSDDDNDNISDDRDNCPFIYNPQQYDYDRDDVGDRCDNCPYNHNPDQIDTDNNGEGDACAVDIDGDGILNERDNCQYVYNVDQKDTDLDGVGDQCDNCPMEHNPDQTDSDSDRIGDTCDSNQDIDEDGHQNNLDNCPYVPNANQADHDKDGKGDACDHDDDNDGIPDDKDNCRLVPNPDQLDSDGDGRGDACKDDFDKDNVLDIDDICPENVDISETDFRRFQMIPLDPKGTSQNDPNWVVRHQGKELVQTVNCDPGLAVGFDEFNAVDFSGTFFINTERDDDYAGFVFGYQSSSRFYVVMWKQVTQTYWDIQPTKAQGYSGLSIKVVNSTTGPGTHLRNALWHTGNTAGQVRTLWHDPRHIGWKDFTAYRWRLSHRPKTGYIRVVMYEGKKIMADSGPIYDKTYAGGRLGLFVFSQEMVFFSDLKYECRDP